The following are encoded together in the Salvia hispanica cultivar TCC Black 2014 chromosome 6, UniMelb_Shisp_WGS_1.0, whole genome shotgun sequence genome:
- the LOC125193550 gene encoding protein SRG1-like: MAPTPISAIKVGHIDDVQELSNAKSSDIPPRFIRDTTERPALDKPILSSDTIPIIDLSKLAKGTTAELHNLMKACQEWGFFQVVNHGIDVELGERIEKVAMDFFMLPLEEKQKYPMIPGTIQGYGQAFIFSEDQKLDWCNMFALGVIPDYIRNPKLWPSNPSDFSETLETYSAQVRQLCKNLLKHIATTLALKEDVFEEMFGVAVQAVRMNYYPACPRPDLVFGLSPHSDGSAVTVLQQGKGNSVGLQILKDGKWISVQPIPNALVINIGDTIEVLTNGRYKSVEHRAVTHKEKDRLSIVTFYAPSYDIELGPMQEFVDENNPCKYRTYNHGEYSKHYVTNKLQGKKRLEFAKIVN, translated from the exons ATGGCTCCAACCCCAATCTCAGCCATCAAAGTAGGCCACATAGATGATGTTCAAGAGCTCAGTAATGCCAAATCCTCAGACATCCCTCCAAGATTCATCCGCGACACAACGGAGAGGCCAGCCTTGGACAAGCCCATCTTAAGCTCTGACACCATCCCTATCATTGATCTCTCCAAACTTGCCAAAGGAACCACTGCTGAACTACACAACCTCATGAAAGCCTGTCAAGAGTGGGGCTTCTTTCAG GTTGTGAATCATGGGATTGATGTGGAGTTGGGTGAGAGAATAGAGAAAGTGGCTATGGATTTCTTCATGTTGCCTTTGGAGGAGAAGCAGAAGTACCCCATGATTCCTGGAACTATACAAGGCTATGGTCAGGCCTTCATCTTCTCTGAAGATCAGAAATTGGATTGGTGCAATATGTTTGCACTTGGTGTCATACCAGACTACATTAGGAATCCCAAACTCTGGCCATCTAATCCTTCAGATTTCAG TGAGACTTTGGAAACATACTCAGCACAAGTAAGGCAACTATGCAAGAATCTACTGAAACATATAGCCACAACACTTGCACTAAAAGAGGATGTTTTTGAGGAGATGTTTGGTGTGGCTGTGCAAGCAGTGAGGATGAATTACTACCCGGCTTGCCCAAGGCCCGATCTCGTCTTCGGGTTAAGCCCGCATTCCGATGGAAGTGCCGTCACAGTTCTGCAACAGGGGAAGGGCAACTCAGTTGGCCTCCAAATACTAAAAGATGGTAAATGGATATCAGTTCAGCCCATTCCCAATGCACTAGTCATCAACATTGGAGATACAATTGAG gTTTTGACAAATGGGAGATACAAGAGTGTGGAGCACAGAGCAGTGACTCACAAGGAGAAGGATAGGCTGTCTATAGTGACATTTTATGCTCCAAGCTACGATATCGAGCTCGGTCCAATGCAGGAGTTTGTAGATGAGAATAACCCTTGCAAGTATAGGACATACAATCATGGAGAGTATAGTAAGCACTATGTTACCAACAAACTGCAGGGGAAGAAGAGGTTGGAATTTGCAAAGATTGTGAACTAG
- the LOC125192553 gene encoding cysteine-tryptophan domain-containing zinc finger protein 3-like — protein MNFNLDDVKAKAAPAVKLKERLTDKIYIDVTPLDSHMAEPPAAAVPFKEGTFGGLEQTVVNPMVINEEWVCCDRCETWRLLPYGIDPEQLPEKWVCSMLDWLPGYNRCDISEDETTAALRALYKIPAPQNQHNFQAQANGTMASTPTTTVHNLNKNHHNFASDPTKKQKLRKRPSAVSGSYPLQSKSQMQMPLSDSEHDGMKDVNLPLARGNFTNQIDMQHPSNSASGLAILNKRKGEHLTGADSILRKKIKQESGRYLQGKEQTKRIKSKDVPTFDNDVVENGLSVTPGFPSKAALRNGTKTSPKKEVISVGRGNIQINVKHGEVMRNLPHNGPLGVETCNAGQVTARKIKLKDNVSVQERKVSINKNKNSDVHRDKKQRVSHNEDDGFRGSRVGDILKRRSVELGNKGYPMDNSIENEQQVKKPKAKMHLTIEDIDELRKDLGWEQLSTAATSSSSKISDSRKNRLSYAEMKGSPVESVSSSPMKMLYQNQVSPMLIGTAGKVDFRFDVAAVSSAKKQEMDTNSEFGTFRRRKSGLTMDNGSKISAINNNDDHAPKHEVLSNMRHPLSGDFSLKSGQNSPVVGKNSIRKSKDSSSEKQPIQRERDKNELELNNPCRSNAVHQSHKHDPPTRIEPSSALMEPWSGKVCIERQGQDAVLPSKQASGPLGPLKKSPMDSRPHNAFVRDTSKYQKGTTDENVIIKEAEKRSLPLDAGLWNKNVSSATASAALKEAEGVIKEAEELRTHADLIKNSGFSSESNYEYFKASLKFLHRASLLEVCDAEPSKQMETSPMQMYDAAAQLCKICASEYEKGHELPFAALAYKCMEVAYLKVVYCKSSSAYRFCQDLQSSLQMVPQGESPSSSASDVDNLHNLAMADKAALCKGSGPHAANHVIVPRNRPNFVWLLDFSKDVNSAMEAGKKSQDAFAATHVELKKSQNRDAIASIKRVIDFSFQDVEELARLVWFAFNSINHQGLRGD, from the exons ATGAACTTTAATCTCGATGATGTGAAGGCCAAAGCTGCACCTGCTGTTAAGTTGAAGGAGAGGTTAACTGATAAGATATATATAGACGTTACACCATTGGACAGTCATATGGCAGAGCCTCCAGCTGCAGCAGTACCTTTTAAGGAAGGAACCTTTGGTGGGCTCGAGCAGACAGTGGTAAATCCCATGGTTATAAACGAAGAGTGGGTTTGCTGTGATCGTTGTGAGACGTGGCGTCTCCTACCATATGGCATAGATCCGGAGCAACTTCCTGAGAAGTGGGTATGCAGCATGCTAGATTGGCT CCCAGGATATAATCGTTGTGACATCAGTGAAGATGAAACTACAGCAGCTCTTCGCGCGCTGTATAAAATTCCTGCCCCTCaaaatcaacacaatttcCAAGCTCAGGCGAATGGAACCATGGCCAGTACACCTACAACTACTGTGcacaatttaaataagaaCCATCATAACTTTGCGTCTGATCCAACGAAGAAACAGAAACTGCGAAAAAGACCGAGTGCAGTCAGCGGGAGTTATCCACTTCAGTCTAAAAGTCAAATGCAAATGCCTCTGTCGGATTCAGAACATGATGGTATGAAGGATGTGAACCTGCCTCTAGCGAGGGGAAATTTTACAAACCAAATCGATATGCAGCACCCAAGTAATTCAGCATCTGGTTTGGCCATACTAAATAAACGAAAAGGAGAGCATCTGACAGGAG CTGATTCAATTCTGAGGAAGAAAATCAAGCAGGAATCGGGTAGATATTTACAGGGGAAGGAGCAAACGAAAAGGATTAAGTCTAAAGATGTTCCTACATTTGACAATGATGTTGTTGAGAATGGACTCAGTGTGACACCAGGCTTTCCGAGTAAGGCAGCTTTGAGGAACGGGACGAAAACGAGTCCCAAAAAAGAAGTGATCTCTGTTGGACGTGGCAATATCCAAATTAACGTGAAGCATGGAGAAGTTATGCGAAATTTACCACATAATGGGCCTCTGGGAGTGGAAACTTGTAATGCTGGACAGGTAACAGCTAGAAAGATAAAATTGAAGGATAATGTGTCCGTCCAAGAAAGAAAAGTTTCTATTAACAAGAACAAGAATAGTGATGTTCATAGAGATAAGAAACAGCGAGTATCTCATAATGAAGATGATGGATTTAGAGGAAGTCGGGTTGGTGATATTTTGAAAAGAAGAAGTGTGGAGTTGGGGAATAAAGGATATCCAATGGATAATAGCATCGAGAATGAACAGCAGGTGAAAAAACCTAAAGCAAAGATGCATCTCACTATTGAAGATATAGATGAACTGAGAAAGGATTTAGGTTGGGAACAGCTGTCAACGGCTGCCACTTCGAGCTCCTCCAAGATTTCCGATTCCCGCAAAAACAGGCTTAGCTACGCTGAGATGAAAGGCTCGCCAGTGGAGTCGGTTTCTTCATCTCCCATGAAGATGCTCTATCAGAATCAGGTGTCACCAATGTTGATCGGGACTGCAGGGAAAGTTGATTTTAGGTTCGACGTTGCTGCAGTAAGCAGTGCAAAGAAACAGGAGATGGATACGAATTCCGAATTCGGCACATTTAGGAGGAGAAAATCTGGCCTAACCATGGACAATGGCTCGAAAATTTCAGCCATTAACAACAATGATGATCATGCACCCAAACATGAAGTGTTGAGTAACATGAGACATCCTCTCTCTGGCGATTTCAGCCTCAAGTCTGGTCAAAACAGTCCAGTTGTTGGTAAGAACAGTATCCGAAAATCGAAGGACAGCAGTAGTGAGAAGCAACCTATACAGAGAGAACGTGATAAGAATGAGTTAGAATTGAATAATCCCTGCAGAAGCAATGCTGTGCATCAGAGCCATAAGCACGATCCTCCAACAAGAATAGAGCCAAGTTCCGCCCTGATGGAACCGTGGAGCGGAAAGGTCTGCATTGAGCGTCAGGGACAAGACGCAGTTCTTCCTAGCAAACAAGCATCAGGGCCATTGGGTCCCTTGAAAAAGAGTCCTATGGACTCAAGACCCCACAATGCGTTTGTACGCGatacatcaaaatatcaaaaaggCACTACTGATGAAAATGTCATTATTAAAGAAGCAGAGAAACGATCTTTACCTCTTGATGCAGGCCTTTGGAACAAGAATGTCTCTAGTGCTACTGCATCTGCTGCTTTGAAAGAAGCTGAAGGCGTCAtaaaagaagcagaagaacTTAGAACCCATGCTGATCTAATCaag AATTCTGGTTTTAGCTCTGAAAGTAATTATGAATACTTTAAAGCTTCCCTAAAGTTTCTTCACAGAGCTTCACTTCTGGAAGTTTGTGACGCAGAGCCTAGCAAACAGATGGAGACGAGTCCAATGCAAATGTATGATGCTGCTGCCCAACTTTGCAA AATATGTGCAAGTGAATATGAAAAAGGCCATGAATTGCCCTTTGCTGCTTTGGCATATAAATGCATGGAGGTGGCTTACCTGAAGGTAGTTTATTGCAAAAGCTCATCAGCATACAGATTTTGCCAAGATTTGCAATCGAGTCTGCAAATGGTTCCACAGG GTGAATCTCCGTCATCTTCCGCTTCTGATGTTGATAACTTGCATAATTTAGCAATGGCGGACAAGGCCGCATTGTGTAAAGGCAGTGGCCCTCATGCTGCAAATCATGTTATAGTGCCTCGCAATCGCCCCAACTTTGTCTGGCTGCTTGATTTT TCGAAAGATGTGAATTCTGCAATGGAAGCTGGCAAGAAATCGCAGGATGCGTTTGCAGCCACCCATGTTGAACTCAAAAAGTCTCAGAACAGAGACGCGATTGCTTCGATCAAGAGAGTTATTGACTTTAGTTTTCAAGATGTAGAGGAACTCGCACGTTTGGTATGGTTCGCGTTTAACTCCATCAACCACCAAGGTCTTCGTGGAGACTAG